A stretch of Rhizobium sp. BT03 DNA encodes these proteins:
- a CDS encoding carbohydrate ABC transporter permease — protein MRSVRPYVTGAIALAVAAMIFVMPFVFVALQAVKSKSEASRLDFELPGQWLFWDNLTAVFKARDYQLVLAYFNSTLITVVSVTILLLLSAMVGYVMQRRRTVWNKVASVALFMGLMMPPAVVPTIGLLQEIGLFKTMTGMILIQVAYNLSFSILLYRSFISTIPRDLDEAALIDGAKPRQIFFRVILPLLKPVTVTNIVVQSIAIFNDFTNPLYYLPGKENVTVQLTLYNFQSMYTSQYNLLFMNILLVTIPPLIVFIFFNRQIVAGMTSGAVKG, from the coding sequence ATGAGAAGCGTCCGCCCTTACGTGACCGGCGCGATCGCCCTTGCCGTGGCGGCCATGATCTTCGTGATGCCCTTCGTTTTCGTCGCTCTTCAGGCAGTCAAATCGAAGTCCGAAGCCTCCCGCCTCGATTTCGAATTGCCCGGGCAATGGCTGTTCTGGGACAATCTGACCGCCGTCTTCAAGGCCCGCGACTACCAGCTCGTGCTTGCCTATTTCAACTCCACCCTGATCACCGTCGTCTCCGTCACCATCCTCCTCCTGCTCTCGGCGATGGTCGGCTATGTGATGCAGCGGCGCAGGACGGTCTGGAACAAGGTGGCTTCCGTTGCGCTTTTCATGGGCCTGATGATGCCGCCGGCCGTGGTGCCGACCATCGGCCTCCTGCAGGAGATCGGTCTCTTCAAGACCATGACCGGAATGATCCTGATCCAGGTCGCCTATAATCTCTCCTTTTCGATCTTGCTCTATCGGTCGTTCATCTCGACCATACCGCGCGATCTCGACGAAGCGGCGCTGATCGACGGCGCCAAGCCGCGGCAAATCTTCTTCAGGGTCATCCTGCCGCTTTTGAAACCGGTAACGGTGACCAATATCGTCGTGCAGTCGATCGCGATCTTCAACGATTTCACCAACCCGCTTTATTACCTTCCCGGCAAGGAGAACGTGACGGTGCAGCTGACGCTCTATAATTTCCAGAGCATGTATACGAGCCAGTACAATCTGCTCTTCATGAATATCCTGCTGGTGACGATCCCGCCGCTCATCGTCTTCATCTTCTTCAACCGGCAGATCGTCGCGGGCATGACATCAGGCGCAGTCAAAGGGTAG
- a CDS encoding ABC transporter ATP-binding protein: protein MAELTLQQVRKSFGALEVIKGIDLEVASGEFVVFVGPSGCGKSTLLRIIAGLEETTSGTLTIGGKDVTHAEPSERGIAMVFQSYALYPHMTVAENIGFGLSLARRPKAEIAAKVSAAAETLQLTHLLQRKPKALSGGQRQRVAIGRAIVRDPKVFLFDEPLSNLDASLRAQMRLEIADLHARLKSTMIYVTHDQVEAMTMADKIVVLNGGAVEQIGSPMELYRNPATPFVAGFIGSPKMNLYGGETARRLNCTTYGIRPEHIRLSTDGGQWQGRIRHVERLGADAILYLDVPDLGEMVVRAEGETRFAPGMTVWANPVEGAEHRFRGRSR from the coding sequence ATGGCCGAGCTGACACTGCAACAGGTCCGCAAGAGCTTCGGCGCGCTTGAGGTGATCAAGGGCATCGATCTGGAGGTTGCCTCCGGCGAGTTCGTCGTTTTCGTCGGCCCGTCGGGCTGCGGGAAATCGACGCTGCTGCGCATCATCGCCGGTCTGGAGGAGACGACGTCGGGAACGCTGACGATCGGCGGCAAGGACGTCACCCATGCCGAACCCTCCGAGCGCGGCATCGCCATGGTGTTTCAGAGCTATGCGCTCTACCCGCATATGACGGTTGCCGAGAATATCGGTTTCGGACTTTCGCTTGCCCGCCGCCCGAAGGCGGAAATCGCAGCCAAGGTGAGCGCGGCCGCCGAAACGCTGCAGCTCACCCATCTCTTGCAGAGAAAGCCGAAAGCGCTCTCCGGCGGCCAGAGGCAACGCGTCGCCATCGGCCGCGCGATCGTGCGCGATCCCAAGGTCTTCCTGTTCGACGAGCCGCTCTCCAATCTCGACGCGTCGCTCAGAGCCCAGATGCGCCTTGAGATCGCCGATCTCCACGCCCGGCTGAAGTCGACGATGATCTACGTCACCCACGACCAGGTCGAGGCCATGACCATGGCCGACAAGATCGTCGTCCTCAACGGCGGGGCCGTCGAGCAGATCGGCAGCCCGATGGAGCTCTACCGCAATCCCGCCACCCCCTTCGTCGCCGGCTTCATCGGCAGCCCGAAAATGAACCTCTATGGGGGCGAGACGGCGCGGCGATTGAATTGCACGACCTACGGCATAAGGCCGGAACATATCCGGCTTTCGACGGATGGCGGGCAGTGGCAGGGCAGGATCCGGCACGTGGAGCGGCTGGGCGCCGACGCAATCCTCTATCTCGACGTTCCCGATTTAGGAGAGATGGTCGTGCGCGCCGAAGGCGAGACGCGGTTTGCGCCTGGCATGACGGTCTGGGCAAACCCGGTCGAGGGCGCGGAACATCGGTTTCGAGGGCGCAGCCGATGA
- a CDS encoding type II toxin-antitoxin system RelE/ParE family toxin, with protein MPAYGFYPRADAAQDGIWRDTREAWGETQADTYILGLHAYLQRLCGDRLIWRHLPQRLAVPADIQRSAYFGRYEHHYVFFRELENGDLGVMSILHERMNLPVRLKEDLAALSRKQP; from the coding sequence ATGCCGGCTTATGGATTTTATCCGCGCGCCGACGCCGCGCAGGACGGGATTTGGCGTGATACCCGCGAAGCTTGGGGAGAAACGCAGGCGGACACCTACATTCTCGGGCTGCATGCTTATTTGCAGCGCCTGTGCGGGGATCGGCTGATCTGGCGACATCTCCCGCAACGTCTGGCGGTTCCGGCAGACATCCAGCGTTCGGCCTATTTCGGTCGCTACGAGCACCACTATGTGTTCTTTCGGGAGCTTGAGAATGGTGATCTCGGCGTCATGAGCATTCTTCACGAACGGATGAATCTTCCTGTCCGGCTCAAAGAGGACTTGGCGGCTCTCTCACGCAAGCAGCCGTGA
- a CDS encoding transcriptional regulator: MPSGSIHVKVSGQLQDHIQQQIGDDGLYENASEYIRALIRRDLQTRDEAWDMLQKELAPAMRADDSEFVAVSAEDVIRCNKRR; encoded by the coding sequence ATGCCATCGGGCAGCATTCATGTGAAGGTCAGCGGGCAGTTGCAGGATCATATTCAGCAGCAGATCGGCGACGACGGCCTCTATGAAAATGCCAGCGAATATATTCGCGCCCTCATTCGCCGCGACTTGCAGACCCGTGATGAGGCGTGGGATATGCTGCAGAAGGAGCTTGCGCCGGCGATGCGGGCCGACGACAGCGAGTTTGTAGCCGTTTCGGCTGAAGACGTCATCCGCTGCAACAAGCGCCGATAG
- a CDS encoding SIS domain-containing protein has product MSHNETISSELGVTAGDLDRYFTFLRHVLVNATASRPGAESLDYATAMSEAMQLARATHDAGRKIIFIGNGGSAAIASHMATDYSKNGGLRAMAMNDGATLTCLSNDLGYENVFAKQIEMHANEGDLLVAISSSGRSESITKAVRTTREKGGAVITLSGFAPGNPLRALGDLNFYVASDQYGYVEIAHLAICHAILDFSCGLVPPSLS; this is encoded by the coding sequence ATGTCGCATAACGAGACCATATCTTCGGAGCTTGGCGTGACGGCCGGCGATCTCGATCGCTATTTTACATTTCTCCGCCATGTTCTTGTGAATGCAACGGCGTCGCGGCCAGGTGCCGAAAGCCTGGATTACGCAACTGCGATGAGCGAGGCAATGCAACTTGCCCGCGCTACCCATGACGCCGGCCGGAAGATCATCTTCATCGGCAACGGCGGCAGTGCGGCCATTGCCAGCCATATGGCGACCGACTACTCCAAAAATGGCGGCCTCCGCGCCATGGCGATGAACGATGGCGCAACGTTGACCTGCCTGTCGAACGATCTCGGCTATGAGAACGTATTCGCAAAGCAGATCGAAATGCATGCGAATGAAGGCGATCTGCTGGTAGCGATCAGCAGTTCGGGCAGGTCGGAAAGCATTACCAAGGCCGTCCGCACCACCCGCGAAAAAGGCGGCGCCGTCATCACCTTGAGCGGCTTTGCTCCGGGCAATCCGTTGCGCGCCCTCGGTGATCTGAATTTCTACGTCGCTTCCGATCAATATGGTTATGTGGAGATCGCCCATCTCGCGATCTGCCACGCCATACTGGATTTTTCCTGCGGCCTCGTCCCGCCCAGCCTCTCCTAA
- a CDS encoding glycosyltransferase family 2 protein: protein MNFPRIHDPELTLLTPDDDVANPEVTILVPSLNEELTIGTFVDWCREGIAASGAAVEILIVDSSTDRTPEIARDRGARVLRTPKRGLGRAYIDAIPFVRGKFIIMGDADCTYDFRQIAPFIEAFRKGADFVMGSRFKGSIEDKAMPPLHRYFGTPLTTWILNRMFSSRFSDIHCGMRGISVDALLRMDLRSQGWEYASEMVLKSVHMELPTTEVPIHFLKDPEGRLSHMKRRGWMEPWRAGWRNLQAMFVYGFDFFLIWPGFLLLALGLITMLPLLAGPMSIAGVRFSSNAMLFAMALAVLGQSMLVSAAIGRVIFDYSGHVQTRFERLLPYNATIWGSVVAVLAGVLLAVPLFDSYVGNGYVLPEIGVETNWAVFGLWLIITAFQIFISGLMIRALGVMLPVKKPAPPLAG from the coding sequence ATGAATTTTCCCCGCATCCACGATCCGGAATTGACGCTTCTGACGCCGGACGATGACGTCGCCAACCCTGAAGTGACGATCCTCGTTCCCTCTCTCAACGAGGAATTGACGATCGGAACCTTCGTCGACTGGTGCCGCGAGGGTATTGCGGCAAGCGGTGCGGCGGTCGAGATCCTGATCGTCGACAGTTCGACCGATCGCACACCCGAAATCGCGCGCGACAGGGGTGCGCGCGTGTTACGGACACCGAAGCGCGGGCTGGGCAGAGCTTACATCGATGCCATTCCGTTCGTGCGCGGCAAGTTCATCATCATGGGTGATGCGGACTGCACCTATGACTTTCGCCAGATTGCACCGTTCATCGAAGCCTTTCGGAAGGGCGCCGACTTCGTGATGGGCTCGCGGTTCAAGGGCTCGATCGAAGACAAAGCGATGCCGCCGCTGCATCGCTATTTCGGAACGCCGCTGACCACGTGGATCCTCAATCGGATGTTCAGCAGCCGCTTTTCCGACATCCATTGCGGCATGCGCGGCATCAGCGTCGATGCCTTGCTGCGCATGGATCTTCGGTCGCAAGGGTGGGAATATGCGTCGGAGATGGTACTGAAATCCGTGCATATGGAGCTTCCGACCACGGAAGTGCCGATCCACTTTCTGAAGGATCCGGAAGGCCGGCTCAGCCACATGAAGCGGCGGGGCTGGATGGAGCCGTGGCGCGCAGGCTGGCGTAATCTTCAGGCAATGTTCGTCTACGGGTTTGATTTCTTTCTCATCTGGCCGGGATTCCTGCTTCTGGCACTCGGACTCATAACCATGCTGCCGCTGCTCGCCGGGCCGATGTCCATTGCCGGTGTGCGGTTCTCGTCCAATGCCATGCTGTTTGCCATGGCCCTGGCCGTCCTTGGTCAATCAATGTTGGTTTCGGCGGCAATCGGTCGCGTGATTTTCGACTATTCGGGACATGTGCAGACCCGTTTCGAGCGGCTTCTGCCTTACAATGCAACGATCTGGGGATCGGTTGTCGCCGTTCTGGCAGGCGTTCTTCTGGCGGTTCCGCTCTTTGATTCCTATGTCGGGAACGGCTACGTGCTGCCCGAGATCGGCGTCGAGACCAACTGGGCCGTCTTCGGGCTCTGGCTCATCATCACAGCGTTTCAGATCTTTATATCAGGGCTGATGATACGAGCGCTTGGGGTCATGCTGCCCGTCAAAAAGCCTGCACCTCCTCTGGCGGGATAG
- a CDS encoding lysylphosphatidylglycerol synthase transmembrane domain-containing protein — protein sequence MTTPSSRALLRTGIPVLKVAVALGLVIWIARKVDFAEGWAAVRTLSATTIWVSVFLLLLQALLSAWRWCLLSEMIGQRLKMTGATKLFMQSLFYNQALPSPIPGDAARIFGAVKYGLTVGEATLGVVMDRILTLFGLAVVALIGLIVMRAVYGHDFPIPYLAELTALGVAGTVASALVFSWRRHFFVRFLPAKLHALSEALRAFLTHRRMLGIFLLTLLIHGLSVVSLEILVLGLGLPLGWGQAAAAFPPVLLIAMVPISVGGWGLREGGMIISLAVFGIGTTDAATLSVVFGLLQLVVGLAGGVFVLSRPHSGKIKAL from the coding sequence GTGACGACTCCATCCTCCCGAGCATTGCTTCGCACCGGCATACCGGTTCTGAAAGTGGCTGTGGCGCTTGGCCTCGTCATATGGATCGCTCGCAAGGTCGATTTCGCAGAAGGCTGGGCTGCGGTCCGGACCCTGTCGGCGACGACCATCTGGGTCAGCGTCTTCCTCCTGCTCCTGCAGGCCCTGCTTTCGGCGTGGCGGTGGTGCCTTCTGTCGGAAATGATTGGGCAGAGACTGAAGATGACAGGCGCCACGAAACTCTTCATGCAAAGCCTGTTCTATAATCAAGCTCTTCCCAGCCCCATTCCGGGTGATGCCGCTCGCATATTTGGCGCGGTGAAATACGGCCTGACGGTCGGCGAAGCCACGCTCGGCGTCGTCATGGACCGTATCCTCACTCTGTTCGGACTGGCGGTCGTTGCGCTGATCGGACTGATCGTCATGCGCGCCGTTTACGGGCACGACTTCCCAATCCCCTATCTCGCCGAACTCACGGCCCTTGGCGTTGCGGGAACTGTCGCATCGGCCCTGGTGTTCAGCTGGCGTCGCCATTTCTTCGTTCGGTTTCTTCCGGCCAAGCTGCACGCGCTGAGCGAAGCGCTGAGAGCTTTTCTCACCCACCGAAGAATGCTCGGAATATTTCTGCTGACCCTCCTCATTCACGGATTGAGTGTCGTCTCGCTTGAGATCCTCGTTCTCGGCCTTGGCTTGCCGCTCGGTTGGGGTCAGGCGGCAGCCGCTTTCCCGCCTGTGCTTCTGATCGCGATGGTTCCGATTTCCGTCGGAGGATGGGGCCTGCGGGAAGGCGGCATGATCATTTCGCTTGCCGTGTTCGGCATCGGCACGACTGATGCCGCAACGCTGTCGGTGGTTTTCGGCCTGTTGCAGCTTGTGGTCGGCTTGGCCGGTGGTGTATTCGTCCTTTCGCGTCCCCACTCGGGAAAGATCAAAGCGCTCTGA
- a CDS encoding NAD-dependent epimerase/dehydratase family protein produces the protein MHALVTGGAGFIGSHLCDRLLDSGYRVTAIDNLHLGRMRNIDHLMGRSDFRFQKLDMLDREGMDQLVAADRPDAVFHLAANSDIAAGNANAELDLQLNQLTTTTLLAIMRKYEIGRLFFASTSAVFGEAEGNIHENHGPLRPISLYGASKLAAEAYLSVYALSFGIKTLVLRFPNVVGERSTHGAIYDFINRLKADPTRLQVLGNGRQTKPYLYVGDLVDAILLAWDKAPSAYEVFHASGIGETSVRDIAEIVVSKVAAGAAIEYGSEDRGWLGDVPRFSYDISRLVTLGWSPKRKSTEAVELAVERILANGF, from the coding sequence ATGCATGCCTTGGTAACGGGAGGAGCCGGATTTATCGGCAGCCATCTCTGCGATCGTCTTTTGGACTCGGGTTATCGGGTAACCGCGATCGACAACCTTCACCTTGGCCGGATGCGCAACATAGACCATCTGATGGGGCGATCGGATTTCCGCTTCCAGAAGCTGGATATGCTTGATCGGGAGGGCATGGACCAGCTCGTTGCGGCGGATCGTCCCGACGCCGTTTTCCATCTCGCCGCCAATTCCGATATCGCCGCGGGCAATGCCAATGCGGAACTGGATCTGCAGCTGAACCAGCTGACGACGACGACGCTGCTTGCCATCATGCGCAAGTATGAGATCGGCAGGCTTTTTTTCGCCAGCACCTCCGCGGTGTTCGGCGAAGCCGAAGGAAATATTCACGAGAACCACGGCCCGCTTCGGCCGATCTCGCTTTATGGCGCCAGCAAGCTTGCCGCCGAAGCCTATTTGTCGGTCTACGCGCTGTCGTTCGGCATCAAGACGCTCGTGCTGCGTTTTCCCAACGTCGTTGGGGAACGTTCCACGCATGGCGCAATCTATGACTTTATCAACAGGTTGAAGGCCGATCCGACGAGGCTTCAGGTACTCGGCAACGGAAGGCAGACCAAGCCTTATCTCTATGTCGGCGACCTCGTAGACGCCATTCTGCTCGCATGGGACAAGGCGCCCAGCGCCTATGAGGTATTTCACGCCAGCGGCATCGGCGAGACGTCCGTCCGGGATATCGCCGAAATCGTGGTCTCGAAGGTCGCGGCCGGAGCTGCCATCGAATATGGAAGCGAGGACCGCGGCTGGCTGGGCGACGTGCCGCGCTTCAGCTACGACATAAGCCGGCTGGTAACGCTGGGCTGGTCTCCGAAGCGGAAATCGACAGAAGCCGTTGAACTTGCCGTCGAACGGATTCTGGCGAATGGCTTCTGA